One window of the Eucalyptus grandis isolate ANBG69807.140 chromosome 6, ASM1654582v1, whole genome shotgun sequence genome contains the following:
- the LOC104451540 gene encoding disease resistance protein RUN1-like, with protein MAFRDDHHPDLQRGKCIKPEILRAIQQSRLVLVIYYKNYASSTWCLEEVAKVVECKDINEGSMIPIFYEVDPSDIRKLRANFGIGFAKIEEAYLCYKRDIKKYETEFIQQIIGEVENKLGPRLFYVVGGLVGMHSHVANVVECLCLDESDVRSIGMWGMGGVGKTTIGRVVCEKIRGQFNDGCCFLANVREISKKNGIVYIQNQFLGDIVEDDNLRIGDDHRGANMIIERLQHKKVLVILDDLDEKEQMEKLARGFDWFGSGSRIIITTRDEHLLLQYGVNSIYKVDELSFGEALQLFCLKAFRSNHPLVEFNELVEQGNEKPYVMEVLDHCGLYADIGIKVLVDKFLIQIVGKKLWMHDLLQEMAWEILRRESPEEPGE; from the exons ATGGCCTTCCGAGATGATCACCACCCAGATCTTCAGAGGGGAAAATGCATTAAACCTGAAATATTGAGGGCAATACAACAATCAAGACTTGTACTTGTGATATACTATAAAAACTACGCTTCTTCTACTTGGTGCCTGGAAGAAGTTGCTAAGGTTGTGGAGTGCAAGGATATCAATGAAGGATCAATGATACCAATTTTCTATGAGGTTGATCCATCTGACATACGGAAACTGAGGGCAAACTTTGGGATAGGCTTTGCTAAAATTGAGGAAGCTTATTTATGCTACAAGAGAGATATAAAGAA ATATGAGACTGAGTTCATTCAGCAAATCATTGGAGAAGTCGAAAATAAACTGGGTCCTCGGCTGTTCTATGTCGTAGGCGGTCTTGTGGGAATGCATTCCCACGTTGCAAATGTAGTTGAATGTTTATGCTTGGACGAGAGCGATGTGCGCAGTATTGGCATGTGGGGTATGGGTGGCGTAGGCAAAACAACTATTGGACGAGTAGTTTGTGAAAAAATCCGTGGCCAATTTAATGATGGATGTTGTTTTCTTGCCAATGtcagagaaatttcaaaaaagaatggTATAGTGTATATACAAAACCAGTTTCTTGGTGATATTGTCGAAGACGATAATTTGAGAATTGGGGATGATCACAGAGGTGCGAACATGATAATAGAACGACTACAACATAAAAAAGTTCTTGTTATACTTGATGACTTGGATGAAAAGGAGCAGATGGAAAAATTAGCAAGAGGTTTTGATTGGTTTGGAAGtggaagtaggatcattatAACAACTAGAGATGAACATTTGCTTCTCCAATATGGAGTAAATTCCATATATAAGGTGGATGAACTATCCTTTGGTGAGGCTCTCCAACTATTTTGTTTGAAAGCTTTTAGAAGTAACCATCCTCTAGTAGAGTTCAATGAGCTCGTGGAGCAG GGAAATGAGAAACCTTATGTTATGGAGGTTCTGGACCATTGCGGCTTGTATGCAGATATTGGAATCAAAGTCCTTGTCGATAAATTTCTTATCCAAATTGTGGGCAAAAAATTGTGGATGCATGACTTGCTACAAGAGATGGCTTGGGAAATTCTTCGTCGAGAGTCTCCTGAAGAGCCAGGAGAATGA